The following proteins are encoded in a genomic region of Rudaeicoccus suwonensis:
- a CDS encoding toluene-4-monooxygenase system B family protein encodes MSTTPMPEVVADEQAPELVPLNAIFWTDFVQILVPVTTANTIDEVAAAVAHHSEGRRVRALPHPKIVIHHGRRLPGHMTVAEAGIKPLDHVTVDYDLTSDLPEETAS; translated from the coding sequence ATGAGCACGACACCGATGCCGGAGGTAGTTGCCGACGAGCAAGCACCTGAGCTGGTGCCGCTCAACGCAATCTTCTGGACTGATTTCGTCCAGATCCTCGTGCCCGTCACGACGGCCAACACGATCGACGAGGTGGCGGCGGCCGTCGCGCACCACTCGGAGGGTAGACGGGTGCGTGCCCTGCCGCATCCCAAGATCGTGATTCACCACGGTCGTCGCCTCCCTGGGCACATGACCGTTGCAGAAGCCGGCATCAAGCCACTCGACCACGTGACCGTCGACTACGACCTCACTTCGGATCTGCCAGAGGAAACCGCATCATGA
- a CDS encoding toluene hydroxylase yields the protein MNDQPVDLGTDHVAPRKPRQRKMRTFSAFGDVRRLPSEYEVVTHAQNWNTRANKSSVFEQNPSSPGNLWFLTYREHSPLSAPDWEGFRDPDKIAYRSYVNLQATEQTKLDGVLEQYADADRTLDPDQVTRLGMVMTPSRYLVHGFQQAEAYIGFIGPTSYVTSAAGYANADFLRRVTTIAYRTRSLQLAHPTSGIGTDERRLWETHPAWQPAREAIERALIAYDWGESFTSLNAVLAPTLDDFLLRQLGDVSRAAGDEQTWLVSSLLRADSARRDRWSAALVRYALEQRPGNEKPLRKWIDRWSERADEAVAALAPFLGRSTDDALAGVRESRAALHALMFDESTTPARAIGE from the coding sequence ATGAACGACCAACCCGTCGATTTGGGCACCGATCACGTCGCGCCACGCAAACCGCGTCAGCGCAAAATGCGGACCTTCAGCGCCTTCGGCGATGTGCGCCGGCTGCCAAGTGAGTACGAAGTGGTCACGCACGCTCAGAACTGGAACACCCGGGCCAACAAGTCCAGCGTCTTCGAGCAGAATCCGTCGTCGCCCGGCAACCTGTGGTTCCTGACCTACCGCGAGCACTCGCCGCTCAGCGCCCCGGATTGGGAAGGCTTCCGCGATCCGGACAAGATCGCATACCGCTCCTACGTCAACCTCCAGGCGACGGAGCAGACCAAGCTCGATGGCGTGCTCGAGCAGTATGCCGATGCGGATCGGACCCTCGACCCCGACCAGGTCACCCGTCTCGGGATGGTGATGACACCTTCCCGCTATCTGGTGCACGGCTTCCAGCAGGCGGAGGCATACATCGGCTTCATTGGACCGACGTCCTATGTCACCAGTGCAGCCGGCTACGCCAACGCCGACTTCCTGAGACGGGTGACGACCATCGCCTACCGAACTCGCTCGTTGCAACTGGCTCACCCCACATCCGGGATCGGAACCGACGAGCGGCGTCTGTGGGAGACCCATCCGGCCTGGCAACCGGCACGCGAAGCGATCGAGCGTGCATTGATCGCCTACGACTGGGGTGAGTCGTTCACCTCACTGAACGCGGTGCTTGCTCCGACGCTCGACGATTTCCTCCTACGGCAACTCGGCGATGTCAGTCGCGCAGCCGGCGACGAGCAGACCTGGCTGGTGTCGAGCCTGTTGCGAGCGGACAGCGCTCGTCGGGACAGATGGAGCGCCGCCCTCGTCCGCTATGCCCTTGAGCAACGACCTGGCAACGAGAAGCCGCTGCGCAAGTGGATTGATCGCTGGTCGGAGCGCGCCGACGAGGCTGTGGCTGCTCTCGCCCCGTTCCTCGGACGCTCCACGGATGACGCATTGGCCGGTGTTCGCGAAAGCCGCGCCGCGCTGCACGCGCTCATGTTCGACGAGTCCACCACACCCGCGCGGGCGATCGGCGAGTGA
- a CDS encoding iron-sulfur cluster assembly protein produces the protein MTISLAEATEIRARESQLRIVAADASAAISLVRGMGAVQARNLLRFGPGRTYEQVARLLDKALAKSGTCGHGGDTLVVAGGTATAVDDIVRIRRKAHGVADWISSPASDVTITLRPQGLVATDEQQRADSAPSEPAPTRHAENPAELRVRDALYDVIDPDLGVNVVDLGFVREITLDEAGEVTIVMTLTSAACPLTEVMERNISAVLSDQVRAFRLQWEWLPSWKPSDISADGREQLQAIGFSHF, from the coding sequence ATGACCATCAGCCTCGCCGAAGCCACCGAGATCCGCGCTCGCGAATCGCAACTGCGGATTGTGGCAGCGGACGCTTCAGCCGCCATCTCGCTGGTACGTGGAATGGGTGCCGTCCAGGCACGGAATCTCTTGCGATTCGGCCCCGGGCGCACCTACGAACAAGTCGCCAGGCTGCTGGACAAAGCGCTCGCGAAGTCGGGCACCTGCGGTCATGGCGGCGACACGCTCGTCGTCGCCGGCGGCACGGCAACAGCAGTCGACGACATCGTCCGGATCCGGCGCAAGGCACACGGCGTCGCGGACTGGATCAGCAGCCCGGCGAGCGACGTGACGATCACGTTGCGACCTCAGGGTCTCGTCGCGACAGATGAGCAGCAACGCGCCGACAGTGCACCATCAGAACCCGCGCCGACAAGACACGCCGAGAACCCGGCCGAACTGAGGGTTCGCGACGCGCTCTACGACGTCATCGATCCTGACCTCGGCGTCAACGTCGTCGATCTCGGCTTCGTCAGAGAGATCACGCTCGACGAGGCGGGCGAAGTGACCATCGTCATGACCCTCACCTCGGCGGCTTGCCCGCTCACGGAGGTGATGGAACGCAACATCTCGGCCGTGCTCTCGGATCAGGTTCGGGCGTTCCGCCTGCAGTGGGAGTGGTTGCCGTCGTGGAAACCGTCCGACATCAGTGCCGATGGCCGCGAGCAGCTGCAGGCAATCGGCTTCTCGCACTTCTGA
- a CDS encoding nuclear transport factor 2 family protein: MTTIQTTTRAQTAVSIVTEFFDVYRARDVVAMTELCTDNCDFDYIPFEVWAKQRVVRGAGKVRTNGRVIWSGLINAFPNLGNDVFHIDGNDDGDVVVACDITGTQQSAWGFISPKNQYFAEPHLFIMHVNEDGLIDSIRAYWDNAGVNRQLGHFEVD, translated from the coding sequence ATGACCACTATTCAAACAACGACACGCGCGCAAACCGCTGTGTCGATCGTCACGGAATTCTTCGATGTCTACCGAGCACGAGACGTCGTGGCGATGACCGAGTTGTGCACCGACAACTGCGATTTCGACTACATCCCCTTCGAAGTCTGGGCCAAACAACGCGTCGTTCGCGGCGCCGGCAAGGTTCGCACCAACGGTCGTGTCATCTGGAGCGGCCTGATCAATGCGTTCCCGAACCTGGGCAACGACGTCTTCCACATCGACGGCAACGACGACGGTGACGTCGTGGTGGCGTGCGACATCACCGGCACCCAGCAATCCGCCTGGGGATTCATCAGTCCGAAGAACCAGTACTTCGCCGAACCGCATCTATTCATCATGCATGTCAACGAGGACGGATTGATCGACAGCATCCGTGCCTACTGGGACAACGCCGGCGTCAACCGCCAGCTCGGACACTTCGAAGTCGACTGA
- a CDS encoding nuclear transport factor 2 family protein yields MTEPVSVPHPVTVDTLEQLMVAFNAHDLDAIMEFFDEDCSFDTSQGPEPYGSRLVGKKAVREGLAARFTSIPDVQYAADRHWVSGSLGVSEWLVTGTTSAGDSIRARGCDLWEFRDGRIARKDSYWKSVGA; encoded by the coding sequence ATGACCGAACCTGTTTCTGTGCCCCACCCGGTGACGGTTGACACTCTCGAACAGCTCATGGTCGCGTTCAACGCCCACGATCTGGACGCGATCATGGAGTTCTTTGACGAGGACTGCTCCTTCGACACCTCTCAAGGCCCTGAACCGTACGGCAGTCGGCTGGTGGGCAAGAAGGCGGTGCGCGAGGGCCTGGCCGCCCGGTTCACGTCGATTCCAGACGTTCAGTATGCCGCCGACCGGCACTGGGTCAGTGGCAGTCTCGGCGTCTCAGAATGGCTTGTCACAGGAACAACCAGTGCCGGTGACTCGATCCGCGCGCGCGGCTGCGACCTGTGGGAGTTTCGCGACGGCAGGATCGCGCGCAAGGATTCGTACTGGAAGTCCGTCGGCGCGTGA
- a CDS encoding nuclear transport factor 2 family protein, with amino-acid sequence MTTSSRQTVEAFLTGLRLRDIGGALSCVRDDAVVTVFPTRVIDGGRADLADLLTDIARAFPDLLLTVSHIVEVGQVVVAEFKLEGTQAADFLGAINQEKHLDIDTAWRFTVVDDRISAIEAYWCQNQLYRRLAVKRQDHVTIV; translated from the coding sequence ATGACCACATCATCCCGGCAGACGGTCGAAGCCTTCCTGACCGGCCTTCGACTGCGCGATATCGGAGGCGCACTTTCGTGCGTGCGAGACGACGCCGTCGTGACGGTCTTTCCCACACGAGTCATCGACGGCGGTAGAGCCGACTTGGCCGACCTTCTCACCGATATCGCTCGGGCCTTTCCGGATCTGCTGCTCACGGTGAGCCACATCGTGGAGGTCGGACAGGTTGTCGTCGCCGAGTTCAAGCTCGAAGGCACCCAGGCCGCGGATTTCCTCGGCGCCATCAATCAGGAGAAGCACCTCGATATCGACACCGCATGGCGGTTCACCGTCGTCGACGATCGGATCAGTGCCATCGAAGCGTACTGGTGCCAGAACCAGCTCTACCGACGACTTGCCGTGAAGCGGCAGGACCACGTGACGATCGTCTGA
- a CDS encoding NAD(P)/FAD-dependent oxidoreductase: protein MTRCVIIGGGVAAASTIAGLRDRGFDGDITLVGDEPHVPYERPPLSKEFLTGAWGLADIQINSPGWYADHGVVLALGVRAETVDVSNHCVVLSDDRVIDYDTVVLATGSRARVLPGFAGERVHAIRTVADTTRLVDRLERGRHLAILGGGFVGCEVAAVAVERGLQVTLFEPGDRVLQRIGATEIELAIGRVHAERGVDIRTGVHVTSMLETTAGVELTTTDGMVLCDDLLVGVGSIPNTEIAVQAGLNVSDGVTTDEFGRTSADDVFAIGDVASRFHPTHGRHIRVEHHDTAMRHGQYLARTLTGEPTAFTEEHYFWSHQYDHQIQSVGGHYSGPGTRVLRGSLHSLSLSVITMHENRIRSIVALDRPRDILQIRKLIGTPHNVTEAQLADEGFDLKSLAPPRQRPTTTRNRERVRA, encoded by the coding sequence ATGACACGGTGCGTGATCATCGGCGGTGGCGTCGCTGCTGCCTCCACCATCGCGGGACTGCGCGACCGCGGCTTCGACGGCGACATCACTCTGGTGGGAGACGAACCTCATGTGCCCTACGAGCGGCCGCCGTTGTCGAAGGAATTCCTCACGGGCGCCTGGGGATTGGCCGACATCCAGATCAATTCCCCCGGTTGGTATGCCGATCACGGCGTGGTCCTCGCGCTCGGCGTCAGAGCCGAAACAGTCGACGTCTCGAACCATTGCGTCGTCCTCTCTGACGACCGTGTCATCGACTACGACACCGTGGTGCTTGCCACTGGTTCGCGTGCTCGCGTACTTCCCGGTTTCGCAGGCGAGCGCGTCCACGCCATACGTACCGTCGCCGACACGACACGTCTCGTGGACAGACTGGAGCGAGGGCGCCACCTGGCGATCCTCGGGGGCGGCTTCGTGGGGTGCGAGGTGGCTGCCGTCGCCGTCGAACGTGGTTTGCAGGTAACGCTTTTCGAGCCGGGCGATCGTGTCCTGCAGCGCATCGGTGCGACAGAGATCGAGCTGGCGATCGGGCGGGTCCATGCCGAGCGCGGGGTCGACATTCGGACCGGCGTGCATGTGACATCGATGCTTGAGACGACTGCAGGGGTCGAACTGACCACCACTGATGGCATGGTGCTGTGCGACGACCTGCTGGTGGGGGTGGGATCGATCCCGAACACCGAAATTGCAGTCCAGGCAGGGCTGAACGTCTCGGACGGGGTGACCACGGACGAGTTCGGGCGGACATCAGCTGATGACGTCTTCGCCATCGGCGATGTCGCTTCCCGATTCCATCCCACGCACGGTCGTCACATCCGCGTCGAGCACCACGACACGGCGATGCGGCACGGGCAGTATCTGGCCCGCACACTCACCGGTGAACCCACCGCTTTCACTGAGGAGCACTACTTCTGGTCACACCAGTACGACCACCAGATCCAGTCGGTCGGCGGCCACTACTCAGGCCCGGGCACACGCGTGCTGCGAGGCTCGCTTCACAGCCTGTCCTTGTCGGTGATCACGATGCACGAGAACCGAATTCGCTCGATTGTCGCTCTGGACAGACCCCGCGACATACTGCAAATCCGGAAGCTGATCGGCACCCCTCACAACGTCACCGAAGCCCAACTGGCCGACGAGGGATTCGACCTCAAAAGCCTGGCGCCGCCACGGCAACGACCGACGACGACACGCAACCGGGAGAGGGTCCGCGCATGA
- a CDS encoding NAD-dependent succinate-semialdehyde dehydrogenase: protein MTRQLEALDPGRAILIGGIWRASESTFVVDDPATGRPLTRVANGTSADATAAVNSAATAFGDWRHVPPRERSELLRHAFDLMMRDADEIAGVISAENGKSSADARAEVTYAAEFFRWFSEEAVRGTGAYGVAPSGGARTVVTHHPIGVAALVTPWNFPAAMATRKLAPALAAGCTAVLKPAAETPLTAIKIAHLLEEAGFPPGVVNLVPTTSAAAVVTAWLDDPRVRLLSFTGSTAVGKQLLRQAADRVVVTAMELGGNAPFIVADDADLELAVDAAVVAKLRGGGQACTAANRFYVHASVIDRFAVMLGARFAAHRVGAATDGADIGPLVSARAVAEITRKIDEAVEAGATIAHRSPIPEGSGGYFLGPVVLTDVPADARLIVEETFGPVAPLVSWTDEADLLTQVNASEFGLAAYVFSRDLERALRISEEVEAGMVGVNRGLVSDPSAPFGGVKQSGLGREGGHEGLLEFLQTQYLSVDWAPRST, encoded by the coding sequence GTGACACGTCAGCTCGAGGCGCTTGATCCGGGTCGCGCCATCCTGATCGGCGGGATCTGGAGAGCATCTGAGTCAACCTTCGTCGTCGACGATCCCGCAACAGGTCGTCCGCTGACGCGCGTCGCCAACGGCACATCCGCCGACGCCACAGCGGCCGTGAACTCAGCGGCGACGGCCTTCGGCGACTGGCGTCACGTGCCGCCACGGGAACGATCAGAGTTGCTGCGCCACGCTTTCGACCTGATGATGCGCGACGCGGACGAGATCGCCGGAGTGATCAGCGCGGAGAACGGCAAGTCATCGGCCGACGCACGTGCAGAGGTGACGTATGCCGCGGAGTTCTTCCGCTGGTTCAGCGAGGAGGCGGTGCGCGGCACGGGCGCCTACGGTGTGGCGCCATCCGGTGGTGCGCGCACTGTGGTCACCCACCACCCCATCGGCGTCGCAGCTTTGGTGACGCCGTGGAACTTCCCCGCCGCGATGGCGACGCGGAAACTTGCTCCGGCCCTCGCAGCCGGATGCACCGCTGTGCTCAAGCCGGCCGCGGAGACCCCGCTCACTGCGATCAAGATCGCCCACCTGCTCGAAGAGGCGGGCTTTCCGCCCGGTGTCGTCAACCTCGTGCCCACGACATCGGCCGCCGCTGTCGTCACCGCGTGGCTGGACGATCCACGAGTTCGCTTGCTCTCGTTCACCGGATCGACAGCGGTCGGCAAACAGTTGTTGCGTCAGGCGGCCGATCGCGTTGTCGTGACCGCGATGGAACTCGGAGGCAATGCCCCATTCATCGTGGCCGACGACGCCGACCTCGAACTGGCAGTCGACGCAGCGGTCGTTGCGAAGTTGCGTGGCGGAGGGCAGGCATGCACCGCCGCGAACAGGTTCTACGTGCACGCGAGCGTCATCGACCGGTTCGCGGTCATGCTCGGCGCGCGATTCGCAGCTCACCGTGTCGGTGCGGCAACCGACGGTGCAGACATCGGTCCGCTCGTGAGTGCTCGAGCCGTCGCAGAGATCACCCGCAAGATCGACGAAGCAGTCGAGGCGGGTGCGACAATCGCTCACCGCAGTCCGATTCCGGAAGGATCCGGCGGCTACTTCCTCGGCCCGGTCGTGCTGACCGATGTGCCCGCCGACGCGCGCCTCATCGTCGAGGAGACCTTCGGACCTGTCGCCCCTCTGGTGTCGTGGACTGATGAAGCCGACCTCCTGACGCAGGTGAATGCCTCCGAGTTCGGTCTTGCGGCGTACGTCTTCAGTCGCGACCTTGAACGTGCCCTACGCATTTCCGAGGAAGTCGAGGCGGGCATGGTCGGCGTGAACCGCGGACTGGTGTCGGACCCCTCCGCGCCCTTCGGCGGGGTGAAGCAGTCCGGGCTCGGTCGCGAAGGTGGCCACGAGGGTCTGCTCGAATTCCTCCAAACGCAGTACCTGTCGGTCGACTGGGCACCGAGATCCACCTAG
- a CDS encoding Rieske 2Fe-2S domain-containing protein, which translates to MGDTLAQQWHVVSHLDDLWEGEMVAVDVQGQSVLLVNVDGDVFAYRNRCPHQEWPLDDGDLDGEKLTCAQHLWEFDVSTAEGINPANTTLVRYACSVDDDGAISVSLP; encoded by the coding sequence ATGGGCGACACCTTGGCACAGCAGTGGCATGTCGTTTCTCATCTGGACGACCTCTGGGAAGGCGAGATGGTCGCAGTCGATGTCCAGGGGCAGTCCGTACTCCTGGTCAACGTGGACGGGGATGTCTTCGCCTACCGAAACCGGTGCCCTCACCAGGAATGGCCGCTGGACGACGGAGACCTCGACGGCGAGAAACTGACCTGCGCCCAGCACCTGTGGGAGTTTGACGTGTCAACCGCAGAGGGCATCAATCCCGCCAATACGACCTTGGTGCGGTACGCGTGCTCGGTCGACGATGACGGCGCCATCTCGGTGAGCTTGCCATGA
- a CDS encoding toluene monooxygenase, giving the protein MTLLKREEWQHFVRDVDWTLSYVDDEAVYPDWLAGTGKVPRDAWLKWEEGYKVSYPEYVYTQREKESATYAVKNALQRTPTFDHLDEGWKSATKMHFGGVAQVEYTAMLAELKMARFGLNGAWRNMAVYGQLDELRHQNLTTFFGHALVEKDPQFDWTQKTYSTNDWVPIALRTLFDGFMTTSNTVDCALMLPLTFETGFTNLQFVALSADALEAGDVNFASMISSIQTDEARHSQQGVATLEILVEHDPARAQWVIDKGFWANARAFAALTGPAMDYYTPLEHRKQSYREFMEEWIVDQFIRTIEDYGLKKPWFWDEFMRSLDIWHHSLHMGLWTWRPTLWWKPKAGVSAEERDWLHEKYPNWETVYGDKWDVIIDNINANNVEATLPETLPWLCSTCHLPACNPTQGRDGSWRVRDTSLSYNGQTLHFCSMGCRQIWWKDRDNVNHQTLVDRFLAGHIQPMTVPGLLDYMGITPEVMGDDPDYEAWTRDYVGREASGLITIGGAA; this is encoded by the coding sequence ATGACTCTGCTGAAGCGAGAAGAGTGGCAGCATTTTGTCCGCGATGTCGACTGGACGCTGTCGTACGTCGATGACGAGGCGGTGTATCCCGATTGGCTCGCCGGCACCGGCAAGGTGCCCCGGGATGCGTGGCTCAAGTGGGAGGAGGGGTACAAGGTCTCGTATCCCGAGTACGTCTACACACAACGCGAGAAGGAATCGGCGACATACGCCGTCAAGAACGCACTGCAACGTACGCCCACCTTCGACCACCTCGACGAAGGATGGAAGTCGGCGACGAAGATGCATTTCGGCGGTGTCGCACAGGTCGAATACACAGCGATGCTCGCCGAGTTGAAGATGGCACGCTTCGGACTCAACGGCGCCTGGCGAAACATGGCTGTCTACGGTCAACTCGACGAACTGCGCCACCAGAACCTCACCACGTTCTTCGGCCATGCCCTCGTTGAGAAGGACCCGCAATTCGACTGGACCCAGAAGACCTACAGCACGAACGACTGGGTGCCAATCGCGTTGCGTACCTTGTTCGACGGCTTCATGACGACATCCAACACAGTCGACTGTGCTCTGATGCTGCCTCTCACCTTCGAGACGGGCTTCACCAATCTGCAGTTCGTCGCGCTGTCGGCGGACGCGCTGGAAGCCGGGGACGTCAACTTCGCCAGCATGATCTCCTCGATCCAGACCGACGAAGCGCGGCACTCTCAACAGGGCGTCGCAACGTTGGAGATCCTCGTCGAGCACGACCCGGCACGCGCACAGTGGGTCATCGACAAGGGCTTTTGGGCGAACGCTCGGGCCTTCGCCGCGTTGACGGGGCCTGCGATGGACTACTACACCCCACTCGAACACCGGAAGCAGTCGTACCGGGAGTTCATGGAGGAATGGATCGTCGATCAGTTCATCCGGACGATCGAGGACTACGGCTTGAAGAAGCCGTGGTTCTGGGACGAATTCATGCGGTCCCTCGACATCTGGCACCACAGCCTCCACATGGGTCTGTGGACGTGGCGCCCGACATTGTGGTGGAAGCCGAAAGCAGGCGTTTCCGCAGAAGAACGCGACTGGCTGCACGAGAAGTACCCGAACTGGGAGACGGTCTACGGCGACAAGTGGGACGTCATCATCGACAACATCAACGCCAACAACGTCGAAGCGACCCTGCCGGAGACATTGCCATGGTTGTGCAGCACCTGCCACCTCCCTGCGTGCAACCCAACCCAGGGCCGCGACGGCAGCTGGCGCGTCCGTGACACCTCGCTGAGTTACAACGGCCAGACCCTCCACTTCTGCTCGATGGGGTGCCGGCAGATTTGGTGGAAGGACCGGGACAACGTCAACCACCAGACGCTGGTCGACAGGTTCTTGGCCGGTCACATCCAACCGATGACGGTGCCCGGACTGCTCGACTACATGGGCATCACCCCCGAGGTCATGGGAGACGATCCCGACTACGAGGCATGGACTCGCGACTACGTCGGACGCGAAGCCAGCGGCCTGATCACCATCGGTGGTGCCGCATGA
- a CDS encoding MmoB/DmpM family protein, producing MNNPVGPVLRHGDDVDQIIAAIEDDNPDTDIEVTDRGAYIRVHAEDSLELTEATLQEHLGADYRIRSLEVAMSSFAGRVSTESDRIRWESAEAAKTRVTTTQGALS from the coding sequence ATGAACAATCCCGTCGGTCCCGTACTGCGCCACGGCGACGACGTCGACCAGATCATCGCCGCCATCGAGGACGACAACCCGGACACGGACATCGAGGTCACCGATCGCGGCGCCTACATCAGAGTCCACGCCGAGGACAGCCTCGAACTCACCGAAGCAACATTGCAGGAACACCTGGGCGCGGACTACCGGATCCGCTCTCTCGAGGTCGCCATGTCGTCCTTTGCCGGTCGAGTTTCGACCGAGAGCGATCGCATTCGCTGGGAGTCGGCCGAGGCCGCCAAAACGCGTGTCACCACCACCCAAGGAGCGCTGTCATGA